Proteins encoded in a region of the Vitis riparia cultivar Riparia Gloire de Montpellier isolate 1030 chromosome 7, EGFV_Vit.rip_1.0, whole genome shotgun sequence genome:
- the LOC117917914 gene encoding FRIGIDA-like protein 3, translating into MAVAEQVVSIDSASSLIEQLGRAFRDLEAFKGASENNVQWLEIEEHFGNLETMVKKKFEELEAREKEFDAQETEMQSLIAEREAAVAAKEQDLLDQIQEVKDAAVAAIAEARAKYQPTTSEPVDDVDNNEIKVSSSLGDTNELLTASEEKSPRKTGENVEGIPVEVKPRAELTQFCEQMDAKGLLNFTMENRKNLSAIREELSVALESAMEPARLVLDSLEGFYPSDQTTQQGDKKDAALQGMRRSCLMFLEAMAALLARADPGADHLLNPETKQQAKAIADEWKPKLAGAGIDAANGNSLEAEAFLKLLATFRIASEFDEEELCKLVLAVARRRQAPELCRSLGLTHKMPGVIEVLVNGGRQIDAVHFVHAFELTERFPPVPLLKTYLKDLRRNSQGKGGNMGGAGGGLGDANAQELAALKAVIRCVEEYKLEADYALDPLQKRVAQLEKSKADKKRMGEAGKYQQPKKQRANGGFHGFRGSASGGAAAGRQAPPVFSERAAYTVERYPYAGPGPGPNTFDYPLPSQAAYIQQANDQRSYFYPQDDRVPPSSYNAAPSNYGSYMGSGLQSSHQPYM; encoded by the exons ATGGCTGTTGCCGAACAAGTTGTGAGCATTGATTCAGCATCCTCTCTGATAGAACAACTTGGCAGGGCATTTCGTGATCTGGAAGCTTTCAAGGGTGCTTCTGAAAACAATGTTCAGTGGTTGGAAATTGAAGAGCACTTCGGCAACCTTGAGACAATGGTCAAGAAGAAATTTGAAGAGCTAGAAGCCAGGGAAAAGGAATTTGATGCGCAAGAAACTGAAATGCAGTCACTGATTGCCGAGAGGGAGGCAGCTGTTGCTGCTAAAGAGCAGGATTTGTTAGATCAGATCCAGGAGGTAAAAGATGCAGCTGTTGCTGCCATTGCAGAGGCACGAGCGAAATACCAGCCCACAACCTCAGAGCCTGTGGATGATGTGGACAACAATGAAATCAAGGTAAGCAGCTCTCTTGGTGACACAAATGAACTCCTTACTGCTTCAGAGGAGAAATCCCCTCGTAAAACTGGGGAAAATGTTGAAGGCATACCTGTCGAGGTTAAGCCTCGTGCAGAGCTTACGCAATTTTGCGAGCAGATGGATGCAAAAGGGCTTCTGAATTTCACTATGGAGAATCGAAAAAATTTATCTGCCATCCGTGAGGAACTTTCTGTTGCACTGGAAAGTGCAATGGAACCAGCCCGATTGGTGCTGGATTCACTTGAGGGGTTCTACCCTTCTGATCAAACCACCCAACAAGGGGACAAGAAGGATGCTGCCCTTCAGGGCATGCGCCGATCCTGTCTTATGTTTTTGGAAGCCATGGCTGCCTTATTGGCAAGGGCTGACCCAGGTGCTGATCACCTTCTGAACCCTGAAACCAAGCAGCAAGCCAAGGCAATTGCTGATGAGTGGAAGCCTAAGTTGGCTGGTGCAGGCATTGATGCTGCCAATGGAAATTCATTGGAAGCAGAAGCATTCTTGAAGCTCCTCGCAACTTTTAGGATTGCTTCGGAGTTTGATGAAGAAGAACTCTGCAAGCTTGTTCTTGCAGTTGCTCGCCGCAGGCAGGCACCTGAGCTCTGCCGTTCTCTTGGGTTAACACACAAAATGCCAG GTGTCATTGAAGTATTGGTCAATGGTGGGAGACAAATTGATGCTGTACATTTTGTCCATGCCTTTGAGCTTACTGAAAGATTCCCACCTGTTCCCCTCTTAAAAACATACCTGAAGGACTTGAGAAGAAACTCGCAAGGGAAGGGTGGGAACATGGGAGGAGCTGGTGGAGGACTG GGTGATGCAAATGCACAAGAACTTGCAGCACTGAAGGCTGTTATAAGGTGCGTTGAAGAGTACAAACTTGAAGCAGACTATGCACTTGATCCACTTCAGAAAAGGGTTGCTCAACTTGAGAAGTCAAAGGCTGATAAGAAGAGGATGGGAGAAGCTGGAAAATATCAACAACCAAAGAAGCAACGTGCCAATGGAGGATTCCATGGATTCCGAGGGTCTGCGTCTGGAGGTGCAGCTGCTGGCAGGCAGGCTCCACCTGTTTTTAGTGAGAGGGCAGCTTACACGGTGGAAAGGTATCCATATGCTGGTCCTGGTCCTGGTCCAAATACTTTCGATTATCCCCTTCCCAGTCAAGCAGCTTATATTCAGCAAGCTAATGATCAAAGATCATACTTCTACCCCCAAGATGACAGGGTTCCTCCATCCTCTTACAATGCTGCTCCATCAAATTATGGGAGTTACATGGGCAGCGGGTTGCAGTCTTCACACCAACCATACATGTAA
- the LOC117917913 gene encoding aspartic proteinase nepenthesin-1-like: MALSPIQLTTTTTTLLLLVFLLLTIYIQSTAADSADSATPLGPSAMVLPLTLSAPNSSRTLSHSRRHLQRSESHSTATARMPLYDDLIPYGYYTTRIWIGTPPQTFALIVDTGSTLTYVPCSTCEQCGKHQDPNFQPDWSSTYQPLKCSMECTCDSEMMHCVYDRQYAEMSSSSGVLGEDIVSFGKQSELKPQRTVFGCENVETGDIYSQRADGIMGLGRGDLSIVDQLVEKGVIGNSFSLCYGGMDVGGGAMVLGGISPPAGMVFTHSDPARSAYYNIDLKEIHIAGKQLPINPMVFDGKYGTILDSGTTYAYLPEPAFKAFKDAIMKELNSLKLIQGPDRNYNDICFSGVGSDVSQLSKTFPAVDLVFSNGNRLSLSPENYLFQHSKAHGAYCLGIFQNENDQTTLLGGIIVRNTLVMYDREHLKIGFWKTNCSEIWEILHLLSPPPALPSASPPLAPSGPQFYTMPEDLIVGFITFEMILSIMPPKLKPHLTKLAAFVAHGLEVDTSQVHLLNITPEYGHSVITWAIYPAGSGDYISHAAARNILAGIAEHRVSLPPMFGNYQVFDWSIEPPAERTWWQQHHLAVVMTIFITILLGLLASGMWFVWRRRWHSFGSYKPVNYVFPEHELQPL, encoded by the exons ATGGCCCTGTCACCGATTCAactcaccaccaccaccaccaccctcCTTCTCCTCGTTTTCCTCCTCCTGACCATCTACATTCAGTCAACAGCCGCCGACTCCGCTGATTCCGCCACCCCCCTCGGCCCCTCCGCCATGGTCTTACCCCTCACTCTTTCCGCTCCCAATTCTTCCAGAACTCTCTCCCACTCCCGTCGCCACCTCCAGAGATCGGAGTCCCACTCCACCGCCACCGCTCGCATGCCCCTCTACGACGATCTCATCCCTTACGG GTATTACACTACGAGGATTTGGATCGGAACACCGCCTCAGACATTTGCGCTCATTGTTGATACGGGGAGTACTCTTACGTATGTTCCATGCTCTACGTGCGAGCAGTGTGGCAAACACCAG GATCCAAACTTCCAGCCAGATTGGTCAAGCACATACCAGCCCTTAAAATGCAGCATGGAGTGCACCTGCGACTCTGAGATGATGCACTGTGTTTATGACAGACAGTATGCTGAAATGAGTTCTAGCAGTGGTGTTCTTGGTGAGGATATTGTTTCATTTGGAAAGCAAAGTGAACTTAAACCCCAGCGTACTGTTTTCGGTTGTGAAAATGTGGAAACTGGTGACATTTACAGTCAACGTGCTGATGGCATAATGGGTTTGGGACGTGGTGATCTCAGTATCGTGGATCAACTTGTTGAGAAAGGTGTAATTGGTAATTCTTTTTCATTATGTTATGGTGGAATGGATGTTGGTGGGGGCGCAATGGTCCTTGGTGGAATTTCCCCCCCTGCAGGCATGGTTTTTACGCATTCAGACCCAGCACGAAG TGCATATTACAATATTGACCTGAAGGAGATACACATTGCTGGGAAGCAGTTGCCTATAAACCCAATGGTTTTTGATGGAAAATATGGGACAATCCTGGATAGCGGTACTACATATGCTTACCTACCTGAACCAGCATTTAAAGCATTTAAGGATGCT ATTATGAAGGAACTTAATTCCTTAAAATTGATCCAGGGTCCTGATCGAAATTATAATGATATTTGCTTTTCTGGTGTGGGAAG TGATGTCTCACAACTCTCAAAAACATTCCCGGCAGTTGACTTGGTATTTAGCAATGGAAATAGATTGTCACTGTCACCTGAGAACTACTTGTTCCAG cACTCAAAGGCACATGGTGCATATTGCCTGGGAATCTTCCAGAATGAAAATGATCAAACTACACTTTTGGGAG GTATCATTGTCCGGAATACTCTTGTGATGTATGATCGTGAGCACTTGAAGATTGGTTTCTGGAAAACTAATTGTTCTGAGATATGGGAAATACTTCACCTTCTTAGCCCTCCTCCAGCACTGCCCTCAGCTTCGCCCCCACTGGCTCCTAGTGGACCACAGTTTTATACAATGCCAG AGGACCTCATTGTTGGATTCATAACATTTGAGATGATATTAAGTATCATGCCCCCAAAGCTGAAGCCTCATCTCACAAAACTTGCTGCTTTTGTTGCTCATGGGTTAGAGGTTGATACTTCCCAG GTTCATTTGCTGAATATTACACCTGAATATGGTCATTCTGTCATAACATGGGCCATCTACCCAGCAGGATCTGGTGATTACATTTCTCATGCAGCCGCAAGG AATATACTTGCTGGCATAGCTGAACATCGTGTGAGTCTTCCTCCTATGTTTGGGAATTATCAGGTGTTTGACTGGAGTATTGAGCCCCCTGCAGAACG GACATGGTGGCAGCAGCATCACTTGGCAGTAGTCATGACCATTTTTATTACGATACTTCTAGGACTATTGGCTTCAGGAATGTGGTTTGTATGGAGACGGAGATGGCACTCATTCGGGTCATACAAGCCTGTCAATTATGTCTTCCCTGAGCATGAACTCCAGCCACTCTGA
- the LOC117918303 gene encoding U-box domain-containing protein 4-like: MEISLLKRLLNKISSFFLLSSHDNIDSEPVRKYYQKIEEILKLLKPILSTIIDSEIASDELLNKAFEELGRSVDDLQELFENCHPLMSKVYFVLQIELSISKIRTFGLEIFQQLKSSHQCLPDELSSASLETCIQKVKHMGYEQTSTILQEAIRNQVQGAGSSSESLMKLADCLSLRSNQELLIEAVALEKLKENAEQAEKTEEAEYIDQMITLATQMHDRFIIMKQSQSCNPIPIPADFCCPLSLELMTDPVIVASGQTYERAFIRKWLDLGLTVCPKTRQTLAHTNLIPNYTVKALIANWCESNNVKLPDPVKSLNLNQSSPLLAHAEPGAPRDAHNVPHSRASQPMSPESTRFTGSPGNNLVPSGGIHREGTSPSHPRSRSEGSLSGVAGNGHGSDIEDMSVDSVGQPSTLPSRKESSNSTGADENLCRTASASTLPCNANSSEGTLGADIGVYSSDVSGEMTSEPQAAAANLTTPQREPDFPLRLETRARSQAMWRRPSERFVPRIVSSPTTETRADLSGVEAQVQSLVEDLKSETVETQREATSKLRLLAKHNMDNRIVIANCGAISLLVNLLLSEDAKTQENAVTALLNLSINDNNKTAIANAQAIEPLIHVLQTGSPEAKENSAATLFSLSVIEDNKAAIGRSGAIAPLVELLGNGTPRGKKDAATALFNLSIFHENKTRIVQAGAVRHLVELMDPAAGMVDKAVAVLANLATITEGRHAIDQAGGIPVLVEVVELGSARGKENAAAALLQLCSNSSRSCIKVLQEGAVPPLVALSQSGTPRAKEKAQALLNCFRSRHAGRG, encoded by the exons ATGGAGATATCATTGTTAAAAAGGCTTCTAAACAAAATTtcctcatttttccttttatcatCTCATGACAACATAGATTCCGAACCTGTTCGGAAGTACTACCAGAAGATAGAAGAGATATTAAAGTTGTTGAAGCCAATACTTAGCACCATTATCGATTCTGAAATAGCTTCTGATGAACTGCTTAATAAAGCATTTGAAGAACTGGGTCGATCTGTTGATGACCTGCAGGAGCTCTTTGAAAACTGCCATCCGCTGATgagtaaagtttatttt gTTCTGCAAATTGAACTATCGATATCAAAGATTAGAACTTTTGGCCTGGAAATTTTTCAGCAGCTTAAATCATCTCATCAATGCCTCCCTGATGAATTGAGTTCGGCATCTCTTGAG ACATGCATACAGAAAGTTAAGCACATGGGATATGAACAAACATCAACTATCCTTCAAGAAGCAATAAGAAATCAAGTGCAGGGTGCCGGGTCCAGCTCAGAGAGCCTGATGAAACTTGCAGATTGCCTGAGCCTAAGGTCAAACCAGGAGCTTCTAATTGAGGCTGTGGCTCTGGAAAAGCTGAAGGAGAATGCTGAACAAGCTGAAAAAACTGAGGAAGCTGAATATATTGATCAAATGATTACTCTTGCTACCCAAATGCATGATCGTTTTATCATAATGAAACAGTCCCAGAGCTGTAATCCCATTCCAATACCGGCTGATTTCTGCTGTCCTCTCTCCCTTGAACTGATGACAGACCCTGTAATTGTGGCATCAGGTCAAACCTACGAGCGGGCTTTTATCAGGAAATGGCTTGATCTTGGGCTAACTGTTTGCCCTAAAACAAGGCAAACTCTGGCACACACCAACCTAATACCCAACTACACTGTAAAGGCTCTGATTGCAAATTGGTGTGAGTCTAACAATGTGAAGCTGCCTGACCCTGTAAAGTCTTTGAATTTAAATCAGTCCTCACCCCTTCTTGCCCATGCAGAGCCCGGTGCTCCCAGGGATGCACATAATGTTCCTCATTCCAGGGCCAGCCAACCAATGTCACCTGAGTCAACTCGCTTTACTGGTTCTCCTGGAAATAACTTAGTCCCATCTGGTGGAATCCATCGAGAAGGAACTTCTCCATCACATCCCCGTTCTCGCTCAGAGGGTTCCTTGTCCGGTGTAGCTGGAAATGGGCATGGGTCAGATATTGAAGACATGAGTGTGGATTCGGTTGGCCAGCCCTCTACATTACCATCAAGAAAAGAATCTTCTAATTCTACTGGGGCTGATGAAAATCTGTGTCGAACTGCCTCAGCCTCCACTTTGCCTTGTAATGCAAATTCTTCTGAAGGGACGCTAGGGGCTGATATTGGAGTCTACAGCAGTGATGTTTCTGGGGAGATGACTTCAGAGCCACAGGCTGCTGCTGCTAACTTGACAACCCCACAGAGAGAACCTGATTTTCCACTTCGGTTGGAGACAAGGGCTAGGAGCCAAGCAATGTGGCGCCGACCATCAGAGAGGTTTGTTCCAAGGATAGTGTCTTCTCCAACTACTGAAACGAGAGCTGATCTTTCTGGCGTTGAAGCCCAAGTTCAGAGTCTGGTTGAGGACTTGAAGAGCGAGACAGTTGAGACTCAAAGAGAGGCCACATCTAAACTTCGACTGCTTGCCAAGCACAATATGGATAACCGGATTGTAATTGCAAACTGTGGGGCCATAAGCCTGTTGGTTAATCTACTCCTTTCAGAGGATGCAAAGACTCAGGAAAATGCTGTTACAGCACTTCTCAACTTATCTATCAATGACAATAACAAAACTGCAATTGCAAATGCTCAGGCAATCGAACCTTTGATTCATGTCCTGCAGACAGGGAGCCCCGAGGCTAAGGAGAATTCAGCTGCCACTCTTTTTAGCCTCTCAGTGATTGAGGATAACAAGGCCGCGATTGGCAGATCAGGAGCAATTGCACCTCTTGTTGAATTATTAGGCAACGGGACCCCTAGGGGAAAGAAAGATGCAGCCACAGCTTTATTTAATTTGTCAATATTTCATGAAAACAAGACCCGTATTGTGCAGGCTGGTGCTGTGAGGCATCTTGTCGAGTTGATGGACCCTGCAGCTGGAATGGTTGATAAGGCAGTTGCTGTTCTGGCTAATCTTGCTACTATTACTGAGGGGAGGCATGCGATTGATCAGGCAGGAGGGATCCCTGTTCTTGTTGAAGTTGTTGAATTAGGTTCTGCAAGAGGGAAGGAGAATGCAGCTGCTGCTCTTCTACAGCTGTGCTCAAACAGTAGTAGATCCTGTATTAAGGTGCTTCAGGAGGGAGCTGTCCCACCATTAGTGGCATTGTCGCAATCTGGCACCCCAAGAGCCAAGGAAAAG GCACAGGCACTTCTTAACTGCTTCAGAAGCCGTCATGCTGGTAGGGGgtga